Proteins from one Sabethes cyaneus chromosome 2, idSabCyanKW18_F2, whole genome shotgun sequence genomic window:
- the LOC128738293 gene encoding juvenile hormone esterase-like isoform X2: MSASDRINVTVRQGTVSGIKLQLPNGSESFAFRGIPYAKPPVGQLRHKPPQPLDKFPKPVLDCSVERDVCYSKNLFTQQMEGSENCLFLNVYTPQLKSDGKLLPVMVFIHGGAFMYGSGNSDCYSPEYFLQEGVVMVTFNYRLGPLGFLYLPSQGIEGNAGLKDQLMVLKWVSENISNFGGDPNNVTLFGESAGGVSVHLHLLSPRSRQYFHKAICQSGCSIMEWAMQLNPEEKARTLAKLVGCKGESDADVYETLMTAPVEDLVGQMLGVITAEEKLRGLPMPFKPVVDYENATDAIVTKSPIDVIKTPNSISNIPLMLGANNREGTIMLLDAIKKLDVYDKDLARLIPRTVNVSSNTLARKELGEEIKRFYFRGKSVCKETVIQLANLMGDYYFVIFNNACAELHARYQHQSPLFYYNFSFDGLLNIYKKMLKMNVPGACHADELAYQFLFRIVPIDVAADSLEARVRYYMCRMWTNFAKYGNPTPVDDSSLSFRWDPVSKVDPNSREEFQLNCLNIDAKPRMIKNPDKGRIDFWRGVYKRYNEDILKVKL; encoded by the exons ATGAGTGCATCCGATCGCATCAATGTTACAGTTCGCCAGGGCACTGTATCTGGTATCAAACTGCAGCTTCCCAATGGCAGCGAATCGTTTGCTTTCCGCGGAATTCCGTATGCGAAACCACCGGTCGGGCAATTGCGACACAAGCCACCGCAACCTTTGGACAAGTTTCCCAAACCCGTGCTCGACTGTAGTGTCGAACGTGATGTGTGTTATAGTAAAAATTTGTTCACCCAGCAGATGGAGGGTTCGGAAAATTGTCTCTTTCTGAATGTGTACACACCACAGTTGAAAAGTGACGGAAAACTATTACCGGTGATGGTGTTCATTCATGGCGGTGCATTCATGTATGGCAGCGGAAATTCTGATTG CTACTCTCCGGAGTATTTCCTGCAGGAAGGCGTTGTAATGGTAACGTTCAATTATCGCTTGGGTCCACTCGGATTCCTATATTTGCCCAGTCAAGGTATCGAAGGCAACGCTGGTCTGAAGGATCAACTGATGGTGCTCAAATGGGTTAGTGAAAATATTTCCAACTTTGGAGGAGATCCCAACAATGTAACGCTGTTTGGTGAAAGTGCCGGTGGGGTATCGGTGCATCTACATCTACTGTCTCCACGTTCACGTCAATACTTTCATAAAGCCATTTGTCAAAGCGGGTGCAGCATTATGGAGTGGGCTATGCAGCTTAACCCAGAAGAAAAAGCAAGAACGCTGGCAAAACTTGTTGGTTGTAAAGGAGAAAGTGACGCAGATGTGTATGAAACGTTGATGACGGCTCCGGTCGAAGATCTCGTAGGACAAATGCTAGGAGTGATAACAGCCGAGGAAAAACTTCGCGGGTTACCGATGCCTTTCAAGCCTGTGGTCGATTACGAAAACGCAACGGATGCAATTGTGACAAAATCACCTATCGATGTGATAAAAACTCCAAATAGTATTTCTAACATTCCTTTAATGTTGGGAGCAAATAATCGAGAAGGTACTATCATGTTGTTGGATGCCATTAAAAAGCTAGACGTATACGATAAAGATCTTGCCAGACTTATTCCACGTACAGTGAACGTAAGCTCCAATACTTTAGCCAGAAAGGAACTTGGCGAAGAAATCAAGAGATTCTACTTCCGTGGGAAAAGTGTTTGTAAAGAGACTGTTATACAATTGGCTAATCTGATGGGTGATTATTATTTTgttatcttcaacaatgcttgtGCTGAGCTGCATGCAAGATATCAGCACCAATCACCACTATTTTACTATAACTTTAGCTTCGATGGCTTGTTAAACATATacaaaaaaatgctaaaaatgaaTGTCCCCGGTGCTTGTCATGCAGACGAGTTAGCATATCAGTTCTT gtttcgtatcgTTCCTATTGATGTTGCCGCTGATTCACTCGAAGCACGCGTTCGGTATTACATGTGCCGGATGTGGACTAACTTTGCAAAGTACGGAAATCCCACTCCAGTGGATGATTCATCACTATCATTTCGCTGGGATCCAGTATCCAAGGTTGATCCCAATTCCAGGGAAGAGTTCCAGTTGAATTGTTTGAATATCGATGCAAAGCCCAGGATGATCAAAAATCCAGATAAAGGCCGGATAGACTTCTGGCGAGGAGTTTATAAACGTTACAATGAGGATATATTGAAAGTTAAATTATAA
- the LOC128736104 gene encoding esterase B1-like — MVIRKLYVPPSIIKTGSTIQTSPISQPDETGAVAFEAVGDTIFHVNGDDVQHVELEPVIVKSAEPDEEQHSPDALLENSNEIEVNTQKISENDDIILSIKPGKIAGLKQDLPNGGSCYRFSGIPYAQAPTGELRFKPPVPLEQFDVDVLDCTKERNQCISLQYWPAEASEAASENCLFLNVYTPILPEEGSVDRLPVMVWIHGGGFSLGSGDEIMYCPKHLVQEGVIVVTFNYRLGPLGFMYLPSKGIYGNMGLKDQRLVLRWVEDNIASFGGDSNNVTLFGESAGGASVHLNYIAESSRKYFHKAICMSGVSYNPWVLQSQAEEKARQLAVLLGAESTNDEEVFETLMKASAKDIVATSPAVMTPEEKRTDMFFAFTPVVEPINSDEPFLVENFISLMMSPNMTNIPIINGFTSNEGLLIAAQMLSGIDEYAKNPTKLVPKDLPLSGVSLEEAAAEIKQFFFNDDDITAERLQTLVDIVSDNMFTMAAYVASELHARYQHEAPQYLYVFSFEDELNKFRSMFQAPENLTGVCHSDDLLYLFGSSLMGTEVEPGSRAHKFRSTMCKLWTNFAKCGNPTPADGEVDFVWEPVKPVTDSAFIFAAAELNEPLKKVENPYINRIQFWRDLYARYFGGHLVRTK, encoded by the exons ATGGTAATCCGTAAGCTGTATGTGCCTCCGTCGATAATCAAAACCGGAAGCACCATCCAAACTAGCCCG ATTTCACAACCAGATGAAACGGGTGCTGTAGCCTTCGAAGCTGTGGGTGATACAATTTTTCATGTTAACGGAGATGATGTACAACACGTGGAGTTGGAACCAGTCATCGTCAAATCTGCAGAACCTGACGAAGAACAACATTCTCCAGATGCCCTGCTGgaaaattcaaacgaaatagAAGTTAACACTcaaaaaatttccgaaaatgaTGACATAATTTTGAGTATCAAGCCCGGCAAAATAGCTGGATTGAAACAAGATTTGCCGAATGGAGGAAGCTGCTATCGATTCAGTGGCATTCCGTATGCCCAAGCGCCCACCGGTGAGTTACGTTTCAAACCTCCGGTACCGTTGGAACAATTCGATGTTGACGTACTGGACTGTACAAAGGAACGAAATCAGTGCATAAGCTTGCAGTACTGGCCAGCGGAAGCGAGTGAGGCTGCCTctgaaaattgcttatttttgaATGTGTACACCCCGATTCTACCAGAGGAAGGATCAGTTGATCGATTACCCGTTATGGTTTGGATTCATGGTGGTGGTTTCTCGCTGGGTAGTGGAGATGAGATAATGTATTGTCCCAAACATTTGGTACAGGAAGGCGTGATTGTCGTAACATTCAACTATAGATTGGGACCACTGGGATTCATGTATTTGCCATCGAAAGGAATTTATGGCAATATGGGACTCAAAGATCAGAGGTTGGTATTACGTTGGGTAGAAGACAACATTGCTAGCTTCGGAGGAGATTCGAACAATGTGACATTATTTGGTGAGAGTGCCGGTGGAGCCTCGGTACATTTGAACTATATCGCGGAAAGCTcgagaaaatatttccataAAGCTATTTGTATGTCCGGTGTTTCTTATAATCCTTGGGTGTTGCAAAGTCAGGCAGAAGAAAAAGCTCGGCAATTAGCAGTTTTACTTGGGGCGGAGTCAACAAATGATGAAGAAGTCTTTG AGACACTGATGAAAGCATCCGCCAAGGATATTGTCGCAACATCTCCGGCTGTCATGACTCCGGAAGAGAAACGAACCGATATGTTTTTTgcatttactccagtagtagaGCCTATTAATTCTGATGAGCCATTTTTAGTAGAAAACTTCATTAGTCTGATGATGAGTCCAAATATGACCAATATTCCAATCATAAACGGATTCACTTCTAATGAAGGACTTCTTATTGCGGCTCAAATGCTGAGTGGAATCGATGAATATGCAAAAAATCCCACCAAATTAGTACCGAAGGACCTACCCCTCTCTGGGGTAAGTCTAGAGGAGGCAGCTGCAGAAATAAAACAGTTTTTCTTTAACGATGATGACATAACTGCGGAGCGACTGCAAACCTTGGTGGATATCGTGTCGGATAATATGTTTACCATGGCGGCTTACGTAGCAAGTGAATTGCATGCCCGTTATCAGCATGA AGCACCGCAGTACCTGTACGTATTCTCATTTGAGGATGAGTTGAACAAATTCAGATCAATGTTTCAGGCACCGGAAAACTTGACTGGAGTGTGCCACTCTGACGATTTGCTATACTTATTCGGTTCATCACTGATGGGAACTGAGGTAGAGCCAGGATCAAGGGCACACAAATTTCGTTCCACGATGTGCAAGTTGTGGACTAATTTCGCCAAATGCGGAAACCCCACACCCGCAGACGGAGAAGTTGATTTTGTTTGGGAACCGGTAAAACCCGTCACTGATTCGGCGTTCATCTTCGCTGCGGCAGAGTTGAATGAACCACTGAAAAAGGTTGAAAATCCGTACATCAATCGTATTCAATTTTGGAGAGATTTGTACGCGCGATATTTCGGTGGTCATTTAGTAAGAACAAAATAA
- the LOC128738293 gene encoding esterase B1-like isoform X4 — MVDKRPIVQIKPGKIAGLEATLPNGKTWYKYKGIPYAEPPIGRLRFKPPVPLERFNSYPLDCTMERNVSLSNSYIPPDSQASEDCLFLNVFTPTPPTKQSRVLLPVMVWIHGGAFCSGSGDPSIYNPEYLVQEEVVVVTLNYRLGPLGFLCLPSVGIYGNMGLKDQRLALKWVHDNIRNFGGDPHNVTLFGESAGGCSTHFHCLNEESAKYFHKAICQSGVATSSTVLQIDPEVKARRLGQFLGCRGNTDSEIYAEEIAVKQKGALTEYEQTLDSYYPFKPVIEVPDSEHPIISENILDTLERPNRVLIPMIIGITSEEAIYKGNSLINNMERYKSEPYRFVPSSLDVPKNLKLSVAHNIVKFYCESSEPTVDNLLGLTRIFSDNLYIIPTLLTLELHNIYQSIAPVYFYQFAMETELNKFRQLWKAPDCLRGASHADDIYYLFSSSYFYTKAIKDGSKADQMRKLMCKLWTNFAKTNDPTPESCDLGFRWVPYRSASDEHCVNCLQLADQVRMVENPYNERLLFWKSLYSRYNRSFLKPKLL; from the exons ATGGTGGATAAACGACCGATAGTACAAATTAAACCAGGAAAAATTGCTGGATTGGAAGCTACTCTCCCAAATGGAAAAACTTGGTACAAGTATAAAGGGATACCCTACGCTGAACCCCCAATTGGTAGACTTCGATTCAAGCCTCCAGTTCCACTGGAGAGGTTTAATTCCTATCCGTTGGACTGCACCATggaaagaaatgttagtcttaGTAATAGTTACATTCCACCCGATAGTCAAGCATCAGAAGATTGCCTGTTTTTAAATGTGTTTACACCAACTCCACCTACAAAACAATCTCGAGTGCTATTACCAGTAATGGTTTGGATTCACGGTGGTGCTTTTTGTAGTGGGAGCGGCGATCCTTCAATCTACAACCCAGAATATCTGGTACAGGAAGAAGTTGTGGTAGTGACTTTGAACTACCGTTTAGGTCCTCTTGGTTTCCTTTGCCTACCGTCGGTTGGAATCTATGGAAATATGGGACTCAAGGATCAACGACTTGCTTTGAAGTGGGTGCACGACAACATTCGAAACTTCGGTGGTGATCCTCATAACGTTACCTTATTTGGTGAAAGTGCTGGTGGATGCTCAACGCACTTTCACTGCCTGAATGAAGAATCAGCGAAGTATTTTCATAAGGCTATTTGCCAGTCAGGTGTCGCTACTAGTTCGACGGTACTACAAATTGATCCAGAAGTAAAAGCTCGTCGGTTGGGACAGTTCCTCGGCTGTCGAGGGAATACAGACTCTGAAATTTACG CGGAAGAAATCGCTGTTAAACAAAAAGGTGCTTTGACGGAGTACGAGCAAACGCTGGATTCCTACTATCCATTCAAACCAGTTATTGAGGTGCCAGACTCGGAACATCCAATCATATCGGAGAATATTCTCGATACTCTAGAACGGCCTAATAGGGTTCTAATACCAATGATTATAGGAATCACCAGCGAGGAAGCAATTTATAAAGGCAATTCGTTGATAAACAATATGGAAAGGTACAAATCCGAGCCATATAGATTTGTACCAAGTTCTCTGGATGTTCCAAAAAATCTCAAATTATCGGTAGCCCACAATATCGTAAAATTTTACTGCGAAAGCTCAGAACCCACTGTCGATAATCTGCTAGGTTTAACCAGAATATTTTCTGATAACTTATACATCATTCCAACTTTATTGACGCTCGAGTTACATAACATTTACCAATCCAT AGCTCCTGTCTACTTCTATCAGTTTGCTATGGAGACCGAATTAAATAAATTCCGTCAGTTATGGAAAGCTCCAGATTGTCTGCGAGGTGCATCCCATGCAGACGATATTTACTATTTATTCAGTTCGTCGTACTTTTACACGAAAGCGATAAAAGATGGATCCAAAGCAGACCAGATGAGAAAGCTTATGTGCAAACTATGGACCAATTTTGCAAAAACGAACGACCCTACCCCGGAGAGTTGTGATTTAGGATTCCGATGGGTGCCTTACCGATCTGCCTCTGACGAGCATTGTGTAAACTGTTTGCAGTTGGCCGATCAGGTGAGAATGGTAGAGAATCCATACAACGAGAGACTGCtgttttggaaaagtttatatAGTCGGTACAATAGATCTTTTTTGAAGCCAAAGCTGTTATAA
- the LOC128733529 gene encoding para-nitrobenzyl esterase-like, whose product MEAITQLAAGKVKGRKFHLPNGDPFYSYKGIPYAQPPIGALRFKPPIALEKFDDVILDCSYERNSCYSLSSCPSSVAVSEDCLYANVYTPLSPNEAGLQKNLPVMVWVHGGAFGAGSGESSMYNPRPLIQQGVIVVTFNYRLGPFGFLCLPSANIYGNMGLKDQRMLLRWVHDNISHFGGDPSNVTIFGESAGGASVHLLYLSESCKPYYHKAICQSGVAVSCWVEQQASEANAINLAKRLGCTSTSCDEVYDTLMTASGPDLLMHSDENLINWDKSGLRFYSFTPVVEPNNADDPFLTENYIDIICKPNLNTVPLMLGITSNEGMCFAPYLLQLPDLFSNDPERYVPPQLPLSNDQRYIVGEEIKRFYFGEKKVSPETISSLLEYVSDCMFVIPALVASELHSRYQHRAPQYFYRFAFKSELNFITSLVNAATDKALNIDGATHGDDLSYLFDSEFLGETELFNSDAIKFRQITIQLWTNFAKFANPTPTKEQIGCIWCPVQPIDVKQKDYPLQVLNLADPVEMVFNPFEARVDFWKQLFAKFGGNYLDHCIVK is encoded by the exons ATGGAAGCGATAACACAGCTAGCTGCCGGAAAGGTTAAAGGACGCAAATTTCATTTACCAAATGGAGATCCTTTCTATTCATACAAGGGAATTCCGTATGCTCAGCCTCCTATAGGTGCACTGAGATTCAAACCGCCAATTGCGCTGGAGAAATTTGATGACGTTATACTTGATTGCAGTTACGAAAGAAACTCGTGCTATTCATTATCATCATGTCCATCATCGGTAGCAGTCAGTGAAGATTGTTTATATGCCAATGTCTATACACCGCTGAGTCCGAACGAAGCAGGTCTTCAGAAGAATCTGCCCGTAATGGTTTGGGTTCATGGAGGTGCGTTCGGTGCAGGTTCTGGCGAATCTTCAATGTACAATCCACGTCCTTTGATTCAGCAAGGAGTTATTGTAGTGACATTTAACTACCGATTGGGTCCTTTTGGGTTTCTGTGCTTACCATCAGCGAACATATACGGAAATATGGGGCTTAAAGATCAACGGATGCTCCTTAGATGGGTACATGATAATATTTCGCATTTTGGAGGTGACCCTAGTAATGTGACAATTTTTGGGGAAAGTGCCGGAGGTGCATCAGTACATCTGCTGTACTTATCGGAAAGCTGCAAACCTTACTACCATAAAGCTATTTGTCAATCAGGAGTAGCGGTTTCTTGTTGGGTAGAACAACAAGCTAGTGAAGCTAACGCTATCAATCTAGCAAAGCGCCTGGGTTGTACGTCGACTTCGTGTGATGAAGTTTATG atACCCTTATGACAGCTTCTGGCCCTGATTTGCTGATGCACTCAGATGAAAACTTGATAAATTGGGATAAATCAGGACTTAGGTTCTACTCTTTCACGCCTGTAGTAGAGCCAAACAATGCAGATGATCCATTTTTAACAGAAAATTATATCGATATTATCTGCAAGCCGAACCTGAATACGGTTCCGCTAATGTTGGGAATAACAAGCAACGAAGGGATGTGTTTTGCACCGTATCTACTACAATTACCTGATTTGTTTTCAAATGATCCGGAAAGATATGTTCCGCCGCAACTTCCACTTTCGAACGATCAGCGTTATATTGTTGGTGAAGAGATAAAGCGGTTCTACTTCGGAGAAAAGAAAGTTTCACCGGAAACAATATCATCTCTACTAGAATACGTGTCAGACTGCATGTTTGTGATACCCGCTTTAGTTGCGAGTGAGTTGCATTCAAGATATCAACACAG AGCGCCGCAATATTTCTACCGTTTTGCGTTCAAGAGTGAGTTAAATTTTATTACATCACTAGTAAATGCCGCAACTGATAAGGCCCTCAACATCGATGGTGCTACGCATGGTGATGACTTATCCTATTTGTTCGACAGTGAGTTCTTAGGAgaaactgagttatttaactcCGACGCCATTAAATTCCGTCAGATCACAATTCAACTGTGGACCAACTTCGCCAAATTTGCCAATCCAACTCCAACCAAGGAGCAGATAGGATGCATTTGGTGCCCGGTGCAACCAATCGACGTAAAGCAAAAAGATTATCCATTACAAGTACTGAATTTGGCGGATCCGGTTGAAATGGTATTCAACCCATTTGAAGCCAGGGTTGACTTTTGGAAGCAGCTCTTTGCGAAGTTTGGTGGAAATTATCTTGACCATTGCATAGTGAAGTGA
- the LOC128738293 gene encoding juvenile hormone esterase-like isoform X1, with product MMSASDRINVTVRQGTVSGIKLQLPNGSESFAFRGIPYAKPPVGQLRHKPPQPLDKFPKPVLDCSVERDVCYSKNLFTQQMEGSENCLFLNVYTPQLKSDGKLLPVMVFIHGGAFMYGSGNSDCYSPEYFLQEGVVMVTFNYRLGPLGFLYLPSQGIEGNAGLKDQLMVLKWVSENISNFGGDPNNVTLFGESAGGVSVHLHLLSPRSRQYFHKAICQSGCSIMEWAMQLNPEEKARTLAKLVGCKGESDADVYETLMTAPVEDLVGQMLGVITAEEKLRGLPMPFKPVVDYENATDAIVTKSPIDVIKTPNSISNIPLMLGANNREGTIMLLDAIKKLDVYDKDLARLIPRTVNVSSNTLARKELGEEIKRFYFRGKSVCKETVIQLANLMGDYYFVIFNNACAELHARYQHQSPLFYYNFSFDGLLNIYKKMLKMNVPGACHADELAYQFLFRIVPIDVAADSLEARVRYYMCRMWTNFAKYGNPTPVDDSSLSFRWDPVSKVDPNSREEFQLNCLNIDAKPRMIKNPDKGRIDFWRGVYKRYNEDILKVKL from the exons ATG ATGAGTGCATCCGATCGCATCAATGTTACAGTTCGCCAGGGCACTGTATCTGGTATCAAACTGCAGCTTCCCAATGGCAGCGAATCGTTTGCTTTCCGCGGAATTCCGTATGCGAAACCACCGGTCGGGCAATTGCGACACAAGCCACCGCAACCTTTGGACAAGTTTCCCAAACCCGTGCTCGACTGTAGTGTCGAACGTGATGTGTGTTATAGTAAAAATTTGTTCACCCAGCAGATGGAGGGTTCGGAAAATTGTCTCTTTCTGAATGTGTACACACCACAGTTGAAAAGTGACGGAAAACTATTACCGGTGATGGTGTTCATTCATGGCGGTGCATTCATGTATGGCAGCGGAAATTCTGATTG CTACTCTCCGGAGTATTTCCTGCAGGAAGGCGTTGTAATGGTAACGTTCAATTATCGCTTGGGTCCACTCGGATTCCTATATTTGCCCAGTCAAGGTATCGAAGGCAACGCTGGTCTGAAGGATCAACTGATGGTGCTCAAATGGGTTAGTGAAAATATTTCCAACTTTGGAGGAGATCCCAACAATGTAACGCTGTTTGGTGAAAGTGCCGGTGGGGTATCGGTGCATCTACATCTACTGTCTCCACGTTCACGTCAATACTTTCATAAAGCCATTTGTCAAAGCGGGTGCAGCATTATGGAGTGGGCTATGCAGCTTAACCCAGAAGAAAAAGCAAGAACGCTGGCAAAACTTGTTGGTTGTAAAGGAGAAAGTGACGCAGATGTGTATGAAACGTTGATGACGGCTCCGGTCGAAGATCTCGTAGGACAAATGCTAGGAGTGATAACAGCCGAGGAAAAACTTCGCGGGTTACCGATGCCTTTCAAGCCTGTGGTCGATTACGAAAACGCAACGGATGCAATTGTGACAAAATCACCTATCGATGTGATAAAAACTCCAAATAGTATTTCTAACATTCCTTTAATGTTGGGAGCAAATAATCGAGAAGGTACTATCATGTTGTTGGATGCCATTAAAAAGCTAGACGTATACGATAAAGATCTTGCCAGACTTATTCCACGTACAGTGAACGTAAGCTCCAATACTTTAGCCAGAAAGGAACTTGGCGAAGAAATCAAGAGATTCTACTTCCGTGGGAAAAGTGTTTGTAAAGAGACTGTTATACAATTGGCTAATCTGATGGGTGATTATTATTTTgttatcttcaacaatgcttgtGCTGAGCTGCATGCAAGATATCAGCACCAATCACCACTATTTTACTATAACTTTAGCTTCGATGGCTTGTTAAACATATacaaaaaaatgctaaaaatgaaTGTCCCCGGTGCTTGTCATGCAGACGAGTTAGCATATCAGTTCTT gtttcgtatcgTTCCTATTGATGTTGCCGCTGATTCACTCGAAGCACGCGTTCGGTATTACATGTGCCGGATGTGGACTAACTTTGCAAAGTACGGAAATCCCACTCCAGTGGATGATTCATCACTATCATTTCGCTGGGATCCAGTATCCAAGGTTGATCCCAATTCCAGGGAAGAGTTCCAGTTGAATTGTTTGAATATCGATGCAAAGCCCAGGATGATCAAAAATCCAGATAAAGGCCGGATAGACTTCTGGCGAGGAGTTTATAAACGTTACAATGAGGATATATTGAAAGTTAAATTATAA
- the LOC128738293 gene encoding esterase B1-like isoform X3: MVDKRPIVQIKPGKIAGLEATLPNGKTWYKYKGIPYAEPPIGRLRFKPPVPLERFNSYPLDCTMERNVSLSNSYIPPDSQASEDCLFLNVFTPTPPTKQSRVLLPVMVWIHGGAFCSGSGDPSIYNPEYLVQEEVVVVTLNYRLGPLGFLCLPSVGIYGNMGLKDQRLALKWVHDNIRNFGGDPHNVTLFGESAGGCSTHFHCLNEESAKYFHKAICQSGVATSSTVLQIDPEVKARRLGQFLGCRGNTDSEIYDFLLYISAEEIAVKQKGALTEYEQTLDSYYPFKPVIEVPDSEHPIISENILDTLERPNRVLIPMIIGITSEEAIYKGNSLINNMERYKSEPYRFVPSSLDVPKNLKLSVAHNIVKFYCESSEPTVDNLLGLTRIFSDNLYIIPTLLTLELHNIYQSIAPVYFYQFAMETELNKFRQLWKAPDCLRGASHADDIYYLFSSSYFYTKAIKDGSKADQMRKLMCKLWTNFAKTNDPTPESCDLGFRWVPYRSASDEHCVNCLQLADQVRMVENPYNERLLFWKSLYSRYNRSFLKPKLL; this comes from the exons ATGGTGGATAAACGACCGATAGTACAAATTAAACCAGGAAAAATTGCTGGATTGGAAGCTACTCTCCCAAATGGAAAAACTTGGTACAAGTATAAAGGGATACCCTACGCTGAACCCCCAATTGGTAGACTTCGATTCAAGCCTCCAGTTCCACTGGAGAGGTTTAATTCCTATCCGTTGGACTGCACCATggaaagaaatgttagtcttaGTAATAGTTACATTCCACCCGATAGTCAAGCATCAGAAGATTGCCTGTTTTTAAATGTGTTTACACCAACTCCACCTACAAAACAATCTCGAGTGCTATTACCAGTAATGGTTTGGATTCACGGTGGTGCTTTTTGTAGTGGGAGCGGCGATCCTTCAATCTACAACCCAGAATATCTGGTACAGGAAGAAGTTGTGGTAGTGACTTTGAACTACCGTTTAGGTCCTCTTGGTTTCCTTTGCCTACCGTCGGTTGGAATCTATGGAAATATGGGACTCAAGGATCAACGACTTGCTTTGAAGTGGGTGCACGACAACATTCGAAACTTCGGTGGTGATCCTCATAACGTTACCTTATTTGGTGAAAGTGCTGGTGGATGCTCAACGCACTTTCACTGCCTGAATGAAGAATCAGCGAAGTATTTTCATAAGGCTATTTGCCAGTCAGGTGTCGCTACTAGTTCGACGGTACTACAAATTGATCCAGAAGTAAAAGCTCGTCGGTTGGGACAGTTCCTCGGCTGTCGAGGGAATACAGACTCTGAAATTTACG aCTTTCTTTTATACATATCAGCGGAAGAAATCGCTGTTAAACAAAAAGGTGCTTTGACGGAGTACGAGCAAACGCTGGATTCCTACTATCCATTCAAACCAGTTATTGAGGTGCCAGACTCGGAACATCCAATCATATCGGAGAATATTCTCGATACTCTAGAACGGCCTAATAGGGTTCTAATACCAATGATTATAGGAATCACCAGCGAGGAAGCAATTTATAAAGGCAATTCGTTGATAAACAATATGGAAAGGTACAAATCCGAGCCATATAGATTTGTACCAAGTTCTCTGGATGTTCCAAAAAATCTCAAATTATCGGTAGCCCACAATATCGTAAAATTTTACTGCGAAAGCTCAGAACCCACTGTCGATAATCTGCTAGGTTTAACCAGAATATTTTCTGATAACTTATACATCATTCCAACTTTATTGACGCTCGAGTTACATAACATTTACCAATCCAT AGCTCCTGTCTACTTCTATCAGTTTGCTATGGAGACCGAATTAAATAAATTCCGTCAGTTATGGAAAGCTCCAGATTGTCTGCGAGGTGCATCCCATGCAGACGATATTTACTATTTATTCAGTTCGTCGTACTTTTACACGAAAGCGATAAAAGATGGATCCAAAGCAGACCAGATGAGAAAGCTTATGTGCAAACTATGGACCAATTTTGCAAAAACGAACGACCCTACCCCGGAGAGTTGTGATTTAGGATTCCGATGGGTGCCTTACCGATCTGCCTCTGACGAGCATTGTGTAAACTGTTTGCAGTTGGCCGATCAGGTGAGAATGGTAGAGAATCCATACAACGAGAGACTGCtgttttggaaaagtttatatAGTCGGTACAATAGATCTTTTTTGAAGCCAAAGCTGTTATAA